From a single Rutidosis leptorrhynchoides isolate AG116_Rl617_1_P2 chromosome 5, CSIRO_AGI_Rlap_v1, whole genome shotgun sequence genomic region:
- the LOC139849534 gene encoding uncharacterized protein: MSVDTATTTDDAITGMFLVNSVPARVLFDCGANRSFMSTTFCDKLNVPVSVLNEPLSVEVDDGRTVPVTKFMSGITIDIEGSLFPITCLVMPIPSFDVVLSMNWLSDYNASIKCDRKIISFSVAGGKRVVARGDRGGFCCPLLSMMKAQKSLAKGCLPSIREVEYKTELVPGATPVAKDPYRLAPSEIHEMMSQIQELLDRGFIHPSSSPWGAPVLFVKNKDDFESLLCQAPVLASPEGSDDFVVYCDACLSGLGCVLVQRDRVIAYASRQLKPSEKNYSAHDLEMAALKEMNMLQRRWQELIKDYDCEIRYHPGKANVVADALSHKKSADSLKFMRIEIVSDLVDRLKIAQLEALQDEHLKSELMVKRRVELMNDSRGLKTYRERFWVPLFGGLRDLILNEAHKLRLSVHPEIVQQTAEKVAIAREKLKAARDRQKMYADPRQQPMTFTVGELLDPPPDLAGIYDTFNICYICKCKVDDESQILPLQDLKVYSSKKLVEESVRIVDRKVTKLRKKQIPMVLVEWKHSLGTNLTWKTGELMTSRYPHLFELD, from the exons ATGTCAGTAGACACTGCCACTACTACTGACGATGCAATCACTGGTATGTTCTTAGTAAATTCTGTGCCGGCTCGTGTATTATTTGACTGTGGAGCAAATCGCTCGTTTATGTCAACTACATTTTGTGATAAGTTAAATGTGCCTGTTAGTGTATTGAATGAACCCTTAAGTGTCGAAGTGGATGACGGTAGAACAGTTCCAGTCACAAAGTTTATGTCTGGAATTACTATTGATATAGAGGGTAGTCTTTTCCCTATAACTTGCCTAGTGATGCCTATACCAAGCTTTGATGTAGTGCTAAGCATGAATTGGCTTAGTGACTATAATGCcagtattaagtgcgataggaaaattATCTCTTTTTCGGTGGCTGGTGGGAAACGGGTAGTGGCTCGTGGTGATCGCGGTGGGTTTTGTTGTCCATTATTGTCGATGATGAAAGCTCAGAAATCTTTGGCCAAGGGCT GCTTACCGTCGatcagggaagttgaatataagaccGAGTTAGTGCCTGGGGCTACGCCGGTTGCTAAAGATCCGTATAGATTAGCTCCTTCAGAAATTCATGAAATGATGTCCCAAATTCAAGAACTGTTGGACCGCGGGTTCATTCAtccgagttcttcgccgtggggtgcacCAGTGTTATTCGTGAAAAATAAAGATG ACTTTGAAAGTTTGTTGTGTCAAGCACCAGTGTTAGCCTCACCCGAGGGAtccgacgacttcgttgtgtattgcgatgcgtgTTTATCCGGTTTGGGCTGTGTATTAGTGCAAAGAGATCGTGTAATTGCGTATGCGTCTCGACAGTTAAAACCAAGTGAAAAGAATTATTCAgcacatgatttagaaatggctgcactA aaagagatGAATATGctccagagacggtggcaagaactAATCAAGGATTACGACTGTGAGAtcagatatcatcctggcaaggcaaacgtcgtggctgatgcgttaagtcatAAGAAATCTGCTGACAGTCTAAAGTTTATGCGAATTGAGATTGTATCTGATTTAGTGGATCGACTAAAGATAGCTCAACTCGAAGCATTACAAGATGAACATTTAAAATCTGAGTTAATGGTGAAAAGAAGAGTAGAATTGATGAATGATTCTCGTGGATTAAAGACTTATCGTGAACGATTTTGGGTGCCGTTATTTGgaggattgagggatttaatcttaaATGAAGCACATAAATTGAGATTATCTGTGCATCCCG AAATTGTGCAGCAGACTGCAGAAAAAGTGGCTATCGCACGTGAAAAGCTGAAAgctgctagagatcgacaaaagatgtatgctgatcctcgTCAACAACCAATGACATTTACTGTGGGTGAAC TGTTAGATCCCCCTCCAGATTTAGCAGGTATTTATGACACGTTTAACATCTGCTATATTTGTAAGTGTAAAgtggacgatgaaagtcagattcttcctctCCAAGATCTGAAAGTATATTCAAGTAAGAAATTGGTAGAAGAATCGGTGAGGATCGTCGACAGAAAAGTGACTAAGTTACGAAAGAAGCAGATACCAATGGTGCTTGTggaatggaagcatagtttaggcaccAATCTGACATGGAAGACTGGGGAGTTGATGACTTCTAGATACCCTCATTTATTTGAACTTGACtaa